Proteins from a single region of Bombus pascuorum chromosome 5, iyBomPasc1.1, whole genome shotgun sequence:
- the LOC132907548 gene encoding uncharacterized protein LOC132907548 isoform X4 produces the protein MAEDRNNSQRLVRQAHTIEHGSSPPPVSTLPTGSGGGVGTIASAIVTTGGVQRYDSPPRGPRTLLLRRGENGFGFTLRHFIVYPPESCCMLPGHERTRIDEPMDTIFVKQVRGNSPAAEAGLRTGDRVVSVDGRPTRGEQYAKVVQRIQQAGPWLRLLVVSKEDDILQRYFGETAHNPETNQRPRLRSPERSGHRQRRSVSMIPSLSPRTRQSWVCPARSSMPTPLCQDQDSPRQLIDDSVGIIDKHQQQLQRNIAKSNIFVGTLTRIHENIASAGTLLPGERHSIDTKNGTSSLPSSPGPEKKVNDKFPILPQGLQIVSKRAKQFESGRLLSDDDEPTGDRISLYKSELSRLSTKHSVPNVAVRRREFESKAEAQEPRRVPPVPTRETKSLDSGSGLKGNRVIPVGSKHIHCEPPGNYNSLEETPNPRITDGETVRPRIRSNSAESWESTSTSNLLNTVRLHWFQRQDDTERKRDTNGNDNGVYVDATNICDGKEKIAEKGSRRQQQDGYAQIIKAESGVLPSDNDMHNNEVVFRRQKNTQIADEDRATRRVSYLKATWGERIHVDSDLELSDSEPITHTSRSGNSICTGREAATGIIKDIGQVEREGPLHVKFTVLDGKRSSDRSWKQLWGVLRGPILFFYKDRQNQSPSLSCDGENVAQSVDVRCSLVDIAEDYTKRKHVLRLANPNAEVLLQTEDAASMALWLRALHEHAAAEKPSEIAHNSTLKQQAVPQTPGPTSSSSTCQTTTNASPMTMSTGSGSGGQRLSPLPGHKGIKKLTSFRNRSPTGQSPINKTRKPSQTNDSLVSPKTKTWKGRVAKQLRKMHGQTGSPSSPTTQLPPEGATFKVPLELCPPSSFSEYVPLIVEMCTSIVEARGLEVVGIYRVPGNTAAISHLTDSVNKGFENINLQDPRWSDVNVISSLLKSFFRQLPDSLLTAELYPMFIDADKVEDPQRRMTTIRKLLRDLPEHHFETLKYLMFHLKRIVEHSEINKMEAKNLAIVFGPTLVRASGSRDNMVTMVTDMSHQCRIVESLLNNVDWFFSDDDLDDLSRLSVNLSLPADTSEIETTTSSNNHNLLLNNIQKVEGREMASAKDIVSSIISAANRKIQRRRKCQDETDNESHEVDKLRMKQEAENLQNRRSMALNERQCSVSEIVLMHESQNQSNRSIDRCDRSPTLDQTAITSASIGGSDVIADCTINNRDCTLNSHDDVSSEKSNRYLNRMVESVPSIQPTHRSAVSSASESSRLSSETGLSCFDASSTLSSASNDTKQSNDEVTIRTYAGLSASTQERIRRFEQETKAMLQRDRNRQRREAERREEERRRIEMEWQLAKREMESDDLLDSIVDTTVTTPTTYLSSTTRLSSFNDRLADKSFLDIGSRSTARMPSLSIAVQQQPTPVRRVSQLADEPATILPSENVSNTIIKKLKTDSEQSLEKSTTLPPIRYGSLDSLHETHNVSQSSLSPTNQQRKPLSSDVSDDAGSCFLQWTQKILTINKKLSRQTANPGFWWYISSHLHGTASPSGSATKTPGPSSMPMPMPMSIPMSMPISMPMSMPIPMPMPMSMPMPGRMRVPGSVSVSDAADIDVVQRSSTPIASSSGVSPASEPSEFSEPIEPVEQSPPRGVSSGSGAGLSSKTINRFLRGSDLLTSLTTTFDRKWKSLVNSSNQTIRGSAMENLSLSDEDAAITRDSQNLRNQRGGGGGLREEKEEHKTACPRSCSIESYRDPSLHKTSIEKHQYVRQKNDAPEKDTDSSVTENSSVDRPDNTDMPDNDRSANVRKRVEPKQEQLRSSKETTTTATVYEASLAANEPQECCRHEKETSVLAQNGGKAIDDVKDFRHDVDSANYSNKLEKFESLTNSEVRSRLKRSESLNKRSENTSSKLKRSESLNKHSVERLSSPTNGKLKRSESLNKHSERSDSPNSKLKRSESLTKTEKTECNISKRRQSVRKDSATKLKRKNGMPERSIKRRHTVGGTKDFDKVHWLDNKLQVEAERVVRNEYRPKKSQLRTSSPDLSTGRIGLTDTSFLIEVSFRGPSNVVFNVTNARPQSLPDTSLTSKVFKVPLESHV, from the exons ATGGCTGAGGACCGAAATAATTCCCAACGGTTGGTTAGGCAGGCGCACACG ATAGAACACGGTTCGTCACCGCCTCCAGTATCGACGCTTCCAACAGGATCAGGCGGTGGTGTCGGGACAATCGCTAGCGCGATAGTAACAACGGGAGGCGTTCAACGGTACGATTCGCCACCTAGAGGTCCAAGAACGTTATTGCTGCGCCGCGGAGAAAATGGTTTTGGCTTTACCCTCCGTCATTTTATCGTTTACCCACCGGAGTCCTGTTGC ATGCTACCAGGACACGAACGAACGAGGATAGACGAGCCGATGGATACGATATTCGTGAAACAGGTACGTGGAAATTCGCCAGCAGCAGAAGCAGGCTTACGTACAGGGGATAGGGTCGTTTCTGTGGACGGAAGACCAACGCGCGGCGAGCAATACGCGAAAGTAGTTCAACGTATCCAGCAGGCGGGTCCCTGGCTACGACTTCTCGTGGTCTCCAAAGAGGACGATATCTTGCAAAGATATTTCGGTGAAACTGCTCACAATCCTGAAACCAATCAACGACCGCGTCTTCGTTCTCCGGAGAGAAGCGGACACAGGCAACGCAGATCAGTCAGTATGATTCCCAGCTTGTCGCCAAGAACGAGACAGTCTTGGGTTTGTCCCGCGCGAAGCTCAATGCCGACACCGCTATGTCAAGATCAAGATTCACCTCGACAGCTGATCGACGACAGTGTAGGAATCATCGATAAACATCAGCAACAATTGCAACGAAACATCGCCAAATCGAACATTTTTGTTGGAACCCTGACGAGAATACACGAAAATATCGCAAGCGCTGGTACTTTACTACCCGGTGAACGGCACTCGATAGATacgaaaaatggtacttcttCTCTGCCTTCGTCTCCTGGACCTGAAAAGAAggtaaatgataaatttccGATACTTCCGCAAGGACTTCAAATCGTATCGAAGCGAGCGAAACAGTTCGAGTCAGGGCGATTATTAAGCGACGACGATGAACCGACCGGTGATCGAATCAGCCTCTACAAAAGCGAGCTGTCGAGATTATCGACTAAGCATAGCGTGCCGAACGTTGCCGTTAGAAGAAGGGAATTTGAATCGAAAGCCGAAGCTCAAGAACCGAGAAGAGTACCACCTGTGCCAACCAGGGAAACTAAATCCTTGGATAGTG GTAGCGGATTAAAAGGCAACAGAGTAATACCTGTAGGCAGCAAACACATCCACTGTGAACCACCGGGCAACTATAACTCGTTAGAAG AGACACCCAATCCGAGAATCACAGACGGGGAAACAGTACGGCCGAGAATTCGTAGCAACAGTGCTGAATCATGGGAATCTACGAGTACGAGCAATTTGTTAAATACCGTTAGACTTCACTGGTTTCAACGACAGGACGATACCGAGCGAAAGCGAGATACGAACGGAAATGACAATGGTGTTTACGTTGATGCGACTAATATATGCGATGGAAAGGAGAAAATCGCGGAGAAAGGGTCTAGAAGACAACAACAGGATGGTTACGCGCAAATCATCAAAGCTGAATCTG GTGTATTGCCATCGGATAATGATATGCACAATAACGAAGTTGTATTCAGGCGGCAAAAGAATACGCAGATTG CAGACGAAGATCGTGCCACAAGAAGGGTATCCTACTTGAAAGCGACTTGGGGCGAACGAATTCATGTCGACAGTGATTTGGAACTAAGCGACTCGGAGCCTATTACCCATACTTCTAGAAG CGGCAATTCTATTTGTACTGGCCGGGAAGCAGCGACTGGCATTATAAAAGACATCGGACAAGTGGAACGAGAGGGACCTTTACATGTCAAATTTACTGTACTTGATGGCAAG cGATCTTCCGATCGATCATGGAAACAGCTATGGGGTGTTCTTCGCGGACcgattctcttcttttataaGGATCGTCAAAATCAG aGTCCTTCGTTATCCTGCGACGGCGAAAATGTAGCTCAAAGCGTAGACGTGAGATGTTCCCTTGTAGATATCGCGGAGGATTATACGAAACGTAAACACGTATTACGGTTAGCAAATCCGAACGCCGAAGTTTTGCTACAGACCGAAGACGCAGCGTCCATGGCGCTTTGGCTACGAGCTCTACACGAACATGCTGCTGCTGAAAAACCGTCC GAAATTGCTCATAATAGTACTTTGAAGCAACAAGCTGTCCCGCAAACTCCAGGTCCAACCAGCAGTTCTTCAACCTGTCAAACAACCACGAATGCCAGTCCAATGACAATGTCGACTGGTAGTGGTAGTGGTGGTCAGCGATTAAGCCCCCTTCCAGGACATAAAGGCATCAAGAAATTAACTTCGTTTAGGAACAGATCTCCGACTGGACAATCACCGATAAACAAGACTCGAAAACCGAGTCAAACGAACGATAGTTTGGTTTCTCCAAAGACCAAGACATGGAAGGGTAGGGTCGCAAAACAATTGCGGAAAATGCATGGACAAACGGGATCTCCTTCTTCGCCAACAACGCAACTACCACCTGAGGGTGCTACATTCAAAGTACCGCTTGAACTTTGTCCACCG TCATCTTTCTCGGAATACGTGCCATTGATCGTTGAAATGTGCACAAGTATCGTCGAAGCGAGGGGTCTCGAAGTAGTCGGTATTTATAGAGTACCCGGTAACACTGCCGCTATTTCACATTTAACCGACAGCGTGAACAAAGGATTCGAAAATATCAATCTCCag GATCCTAGATGGAGCGACGTAAACGTAATATCTTCTCTTCTGAAGTCGTTCTTTCGACAGCTGCCAGATTCGCTACTCACCGCGGAATTATACCCTATGTTTATCGATGCCGATAAAGTCGAGGATCCTCAAAGAAGAATGACAACGATAAGGAAGTTGCTCAGGGATCTTCCGGAACATCACTTTGAAACTCTCAAGTATTTgatgtttcatttaaaaagaatagtcGAACATAGCGAGATTAATAAGATGGAGGCAAAGAATTTGGCCATTGTGTTTGGTCCTACGTTAGTTAGAGCCAGTGGTTCCAGAGACAATATGGTTACTATGGTTACTGATATGTCGCATCAGTGTCGAATTGttgaaagtttattaaacAAC GTCGATTGGTTCTTTTCGGACGATGATTTGGACGATTTAAGTCGACTGAGTGTGAATCTCAGTCTTCCAGCTGACACTAGCGAGATCGAGACTACAACGTCGAGTAATAATCATAATCTCTTGTTGAACAACATTCAGAAGGTCGAAG GACGCGAAATGGCTTCTGCCAAGGACATTGTATCATCTATTATATCCGCTGCTaatcgtaaaatacaaagaagaagaaagtgtCAAGACGAGACGGACAACGAATCTCACGAAGTCGATAAG CTGAGGATGAAACAAGAAGCAGAAAACCTTCAAAATCGGCGAAGTATGGCATTGAACGAGAGGCAATGTTCGGTCAGTGAGATCGTTTTAATGCACGAAAGTCAGAATCAGtcgaatcgttcgatcgatcgatgcgaTCGGTCACCGACGCTTGATCAGACTGCGATTACTAGCGCAAGTATCGGTGGTTCCGATGTCATAGCTGATTGCACAATTAATAACCGTGATTGCACGTTAAACAGTCACGATGATGTTTCTTCGGAGAAATCGAACAGATATTTAAATCGTATGGTAGAGTCGGTTCCATCGATTCAACCGACTCATCGCTCGGCCGTCTCGTCGGCTTCAGAGTCTTCCCGACTCTCTAGCGAGACTGGCCTGAGCTGTTTCGATGCAAGTTCGACGCTTTCCAGCGCTTCGAACGACACCAAACAAAGCAACGACGAGGTTACGATAAGAACATATGCTGGATTGAGCGCGTCTACTCAAGAACGTATACGAAGATTTGAACAGGAAACAAAGGCAATGTTACAGAGGGATCGGAATCGACAAAGACGCGAAGCTGaaaggagagaagaagagagacgGAGAATCGAGATGGAATGGCAATTGGCTAAACGTGAAATGGAAAGCGACGATCTGCTCGACAGTATAGTAGACACAACTGTGACAACACCTACTACTTATCTTTCATCCACAACGAGACTTTCTAGTTTTAACGACAGGCTTGCCGATAAATCTTTCCTCGATATCGGTTCCCGATCCACTGCTCGAATGCCGTCTTTATCTATAGCTGTGCAACAACAACCCACGCCCGTTAGACGAGTATCGCAACTCGCGGACGAACCTGCTACGATTCTGCCCTCGGAGAACGTCTCGAACACTAtcataaagaaattgaaaaccGATTCGGAG CAATCACTGGAAAAATCTACGACGCTACCGCCAATTCGTTATGGCAGTTTGGATTCTCTGCACGAAACACACAACGTTTCTCAGTCGTCGCTTTCACCGACCAATCAACAACGGAAACCTCTTTCCAGTGATGTCTCGGACGATG CTGGATCTTGTTTTCTACAATGGACTCAGAAGATTCTGACCATTAACAAAAAGCTTTCTAG GCAAACGGCAAATCCCGGTTTCTGGTGGTACATATCGTCTCACCTACATGGTACCGCAAGCCCCTCTGGTTCCGCCACGAAGACACCGGGCCCATCGTCAATGCCAATGCCCATGCCGATGTCAATACCAATGTCAATGCCAATATCAATGCCGATGTCAATGCCAATACCAATGCCAATGCCAATGTCGATGCCGATGCCAGGGCGAATGCGAGTGCCAGGGTCAGTGTCAGTGTCAGACGCAGCCGACATCGATGTTGTGCAACGATCATCGACACCCATCGCATCCTCCTCGGGAGTATCACCGGCCTCGGAGCCCTCCGAATTCTCGGAGCCTATCGAGCCCGTCGAGCAGTCACCACCGCGAGGGGTGTCTTCGGGCTCAGGGGCCGGATTGTCTTCCAAGACTATAAACAGGTTCCTTCGAG GTAGCGATTTGCTGACCAGCTTGACGACCACGTTCGATCGTAAATGGAAGTCCCTGGTAAACTCGTCGAATCAAACGATTCGTGGATCGGCTATGGAGAATCTGTCTCTCAGCGACGAGGACGCTGCGATAACGCGAGACTCGCAAAACTTGCGAAATCaacgaggaggaggaggagggttacgagaagagaaagaagaacacAAAACAGCTTGTCCTCGATCGTGCTCGATTGAAAGCTATCGGGATCCGAGCCTCCATAAAACATCTATCGAAAAGCATCAATACGTTCGTCAAAAAAAT GATGCTCCGGAAAAGGATACGGATTCATCGGTAACAGAGAATAGCAGCGTCGATCGACCGGATAATACCGATATGCCGGATAATGATCGAAGCGCTAACGTACGAAAAAGGGTCGAACCGAAACAAGAGCAATTGCGATCGAGCAAGGAAACAACGACCACGGCGACGGTTTACGAAGCAAGTTTAGCAGCGAACGAACCGCAAGAATGCTGTAGGCACGAGAAGGAAACATCGGTGTTGGCGCAAAATGGTGGTAAAGCGATCGACGATGTGAAAGATTTTCGACACGATGTCGATTCAGCGAATTATTCGAACAAGctcgaaaaatttgaaagtctGACGAATTCCGAAGTCAGATCGCGGCTCAAGAGATCTGAATCTTTAAATAAGAGATCTGAAAATACCTCGTCCAAGTTGAAGAGGTCCGAAAGTTTGAACAAACATTCTGTCGAGAGGCTCTCGTCCCCGACCAATGGCAAGTTGAAACGCTCTGAAAGTTTGAACAAGCATTCGGAAAGATCCGATTCTCCGAACAGTAAATTAAAGCGATCGGAGTCGCTGACAAAAACTGAAAAAACTGAGTGTAATATTAGCAAGAGACGACAATCCGTTAGAAAAGATAGTGCgacgaaattaaaacgaaaaaatggTATGCCCGAACGATCGATCAAGCGCAGGCACACTGTAGGCGGTACCAAGGATTTCGACAAAGTACATTGGTTGGATAATAAACTGCAAGTCGAGGCTGAAAGAGTGGTGAGAAACGAATATAGACCGAAGAAAAGTCAATTGAGAACAAGTTCCCCGGATTTAAGTACTGGTCGTATCGGTCTTACCGATACTAGTTTTCTCATCGAGGTCAGTTTTCGTGGCCCGAGTAACGTCGTTTTTAACGTCACTAACGCTCGTCCACAGTCTTTACCGGATACCAGCTTGACTTCTAAAGTGTTTAAAGTACCTCTGGAGAGTCACGTGTAA
- the LOC132907548 gene encoding rho GTPase-activating protein 21 isoform X8 has product MAEDRNNSQRLVRQAHTIEHGSSPPPVSTLPTGSGGGVGTIASAIVTTGGVQRYDSPPRGPRTLLLRRGENGFGFTLRHFIVYPPESCCMLPGHERTRIDEPMDTIFVKQVRGNSPAAEAGLRTGDRVVSVDGRPTRGEQYAKVVQRIQQAGPWLRLLVVSKEDDILQRYFGETAHNPETNQRPRLRSPERSGHRQRRSVSMIPSLSPRTRQSWVCPARSSMPTPLCQDQDSPRQLIDDSVGIIDKHQQQLQRNIAKSNIFVGTLTRIHENIASAGTLLPGERHSIDTKNGTSSLPSSPGPEKKVNDKFPILPQGLQIVSKRAKQFESGRLLSDDDEPTGDRISLYKSELSRLSTKHSVPNVAVRRREFESKAEAQEPRRVPPVPTRETKSLDSGSGLKGNRVIPVGSKHIHCEPPGNYNSLEETPNPRITDGETVRPRIRSNSAESWESTSTSNLLNTVRLHWFQRQDDTERKRDTNGNDNGVYVDATNICDGKEKIAEKGSRRQQQDGYAQIIKAESGVLPSDNDMHNNEVVFRRQKNTQIADEDRATRRVSYLKATWGERIHVDSDLELSDSEPITHTSRSIHKRWRLPLLPNDIASLRRIFEEVTQSTSLNKNINRGNSICTGREAATGIIKDIGQVEREGPLHVKFTVLDGKRSSDRSWKQLWGVLRGPILFFYKDRQNQSPSLSCDGENVAQSVDVRCSLVDIAEDYTKRKHVLRLANPNAEVLLQTEDAASMALWLRALHEHAAAEKPSEIAHNSTLKQQAVPQTPGPTSSSSTCQTTTNASPMTMSTGSGSGGQRLSPLPGHKGIKKLTSFRNRSPTGQSPINKTRKPSQTNDSLVSPKTKTWKGRVAKQLRKMHGQTGSPSSPTTQLPPEGATFKVPLELCPPSSFSEYVPLIVEMCTSIVEARGLEVVGIYRVPGNTAAISHLTDSVNKGFENINLQDPRWSDVNVISSLLKSFFRQLPDSLLTAELYPMFIDADKVEDPQRRMTTIRKLLRDLPEHHFETLKYLMFHLKRIVEHSEINKMEAKNLAIVFGPTLVRASGSRDNMVTMVTDMSHQCRIVESLLNNVDWFFSDDDLDDLSRLSVNLSLPADTSEIETTTSSNNHNLLLNNIQKVEGREMASAKDIVSSIISAANRKIQRRRKCQDETDNESHEVDKLRMKQEAENLQNRRSMALNERQCSVSEIVLMHESQNQSNRSIDRCDRSPTLDQTAITSASIGGSDVIADCTINNRDCTLNSHDDVSSEKSNRYLNRMVESVPSIQPTHRSAVSSASESSRLSSETGLSCFDASSTLSSASNDTKQSNDEVTIRTYAGLSASTQERIRRFEQETKAMLQRDRNRQRREAERREEERRRIEMEWQLAKREMESDDLLDSIVDTTVTTPTTYLSSTTRLSSFNDRLADKSFLDIGSRSTARMPSLSIAVQQQPTPVRRVSQLADEPATILPSENVSNTIIKKLKTDSEQSLEKSTTLPPIRYGSLDSLHETHNVSQSSLSPTNQQRKPLSSDVSDDGKRQIPVSGGTYRLTYMVPQAPLVPPRRHRAHRQCQCPCRCQYQCQCQYQCRCQCQYQCQCQCRCRCQGECECQGQCQCQTQPTSMLCNDHRHPSHPPREYHRPRSPPNSRSLSSPSSSHHREGCLRAQGPDCLPRL; this is encoded by the exons ATGGCTGAGGACCGAAATAATTCCCAACGGTTGGTTAGGCAGGCGCACACG ATAGAACACGGTTCGTCACCGCCTCCAGTATCGACGCTTCCAACAGGATCAGGCGGTGGTGTCGGGACAATCGCTAGCGCGATAGTAACAACGGGAGGCGTTCAACGGTACGATTCGCCACCTAGAGGTCCAAGAACGTTATTGCTGCGCCGCGGAGAAAATGGTTTTGGCTTTACCCTCCGTCATTTTATCGTTTACCCACCGGAGTCCTGTTGC ATGCTACCAGGACACGAACGAACGAGGATAGACGAGCCGATGGATACGATATTCGTGAAACAGGTACGTGGAAATTCGCCAGCAGCAGAAGCAGGCTTACGTACAGGGGATAGGGTCGTTTCTGTGGACGGAAGACCAACGCGCGGCGAGCAATACGCGAAAGTAGTTCAACGTATCCAGCAGGCGGGTCCCTGGCTACGACTTCTCGTGGTCTCCAAAGAGGACGATATCTTGCAAAGATATTTCGGTGAAACTGCTCACAATCCTGAAACCAATCAACGACCGCGTCTTCGTTCTCCGGAGAGAAGCGGACACAGGCAACGCAGATCAGTCAGTATGATTCCCAGCTTGTCGCCAAGAACGAGACAGTCTTGGGTTTGTCCCGCGCGAAGCTCAATGCCGACACCGCTATGTCAAGATCAAGATTCACCTCGACAGCTGATCGACGACAGTGTAGGAATCATCGATAAACATCAGCAACAATTGCAACGAAACATCGCCAAATCGAACATTTTTGTTGGAACCCTGACGAGAATACACGAAAATATCGCAAGCGCTGGTACTTTACTACCCGGTGAACGGCACTCGATAGATacgaaaaatggtacttcttCTCTGCCTTCGTCTCCTGGACCTGAAAAGAAggtaaatgataaatttccGATACTTCCGCAAGGACTTCAAATCGTATCGAAGCGAGCGAAACAGTTCGAGTCAGGGCGATTATTAAGCGACGACGATGAACCGACCGGTGATCGAATCAGCCTCTACAAAAGCGAGCTGTCGAGATTATCGACTAAGCATAGCGTGCCGAACGTTGCCGTTAGAAGAAGGGAATTTGAATCGAAAGCCGAAGCTCAAGAACCGAGAAGAGTACCACCTGTGCCAACCAGGGAAACTAAATCCTTGGATAGTG GTAGCGGATTAAAAGGCAACAGAGTAATACCTGTAGGCAGCAAACACATCCACTGTGAACCACCGGGCAACTATAACTCGTTAGAAG AGACACCCAATCCGAGAATCACAGACGGGGAAACAGTACGGCCGAGAATTCGTAGCAACAGTGCTGAATCATGGGAATCTACGAGTACGAGCAATTTGTTAAATACCGTTAGACTTCACTGGTTTCAACGACAGGACGATACCGAGCGAAAGCGAGATACGAACGGAAATGACAATGGTGTTTACGTTGATGCGACTAATATATGCGATGGAAAGGAGAAAATCGCGGAGAAAGGGTCTAGAAGACAACAACAGGATGGTTACGCGCAAATCATCAAAGCTGAATCTG GTGTATTGCCATCGGATAATGATATGCACAATAACGAAGTTGTATTCAGGCGGCAAAAGAATACGCAGATTG CAGACGAAGATCGTGCCACAAGAAGGGTATCCTACTTGAAAGCGACTTGGGGCGAACGAATTCATGTCGACAGTGATTTGGAACTAAGCGACTCGGAGCCTATTACCCATACTTCTAGAAG CATTCATAAGAGATGGCGGCTACCGCTACTTCCAAACGATATAGCATCGCTGCGTCGCATCTTCGAGGAAGTGACTCAATCGACGagtttaaacaaaaatattaatcg CGGCAATTCTATTTGTACTGGCCGGGAAGCAGCGACTGGCATTATAAAAGACATCGGACAAGTGGAACGAGAGGGACCTTTACATGTCAAATTTACTGTACTTGATGGCAAG cGATCTTCCGATCGATCATGGAAACAGCTATGGGGTGTTCTTCGCGGACcgattctcttcttttataaGGATCGTCAAAATCAG aGTCCTTCGTTATCCTGCGACGGCGAAAATGTAGCTCAAAGCGTAGACGTGAGATGTTCCCTTGTAGATATCGCGGAGGATTATACGAAACGTAAACACGTATTACGGTTAGCAAATCCGAACGCCGAAGTTTTGCTACAGACCGAAGACGCAGCGTCCATGGCGCTTTGGCTACGAGCTCTACACGAACATGCTGCTGCTGAAAAACCGTCC GAAATTGCTCATAATAGTACTTTGAAGCAACAAGCTGTCCCGCAAACTCCAGGTCCAACCAGCAGTTCTTCAACCTGTCAAACAACCACGAATGCCAGTCCAATGACAATGTCGACTGGTAGTGGTAGTGGTGGTCAGCGATTAAGCCCCCTTCCAGGACATAAAGGCATCAAGAAATTAACTTCGTTTAGGAACAGATCTCCGACTGGACAATCACCGATAAACAAGACTCGAAAACCGAGTCAAACGAACGATAGTTTGGTTTCTCCAAAGACCAAGACATGGAAGGGTAGGGTCGCAAAACAATTGCGGAAAATGCATGGACAAACGGGATCTCCTTCTTCGCCAACAACGCAACTACCACCTGAGGGTGCTACATTCAAAGTACCGCTTGAACTTTGTCCACCG TCATCTTTCTCGGAATACGTGCCATTGATCGTTGAAATGTGCACAAGTATCGTCGAAGCGAGGGGTCTCGAAGTAGTCGGTATTTATAGAGTACCCGGTAACACTGCCGCTATTTCACATTTAACCGACAGCGTGAACAAAGGATTCGAAAATATCAATCTCCag GATCCTAGATGGAGCGACGTAAACGTAATATCTTCTCTTCTGAAGTCGTTCTTTCGACAGCTGCCAGATTCGCTACTCACCGCGGAATTATACCCTATGTTTATCGATGCCGATAAAGTCGAGGATCCTCAAAGAAGAATGACAACGATAAGGAAGTTGCTCAGGGATCTTCCGGAACATCACTTTGAAACTCTCAAGTATTTgatgtttcatttaaaaagaatagtcGAACATAGCGAGATTAATAAGATGGAGGCAAAGAATTTGGCCATTGTGTTTGGTCCTACGTTAGTTAGAGCCAGTGGTTCCAGAGACAATATGGTTACTATGGTTACTGATATGTCGCATCAGTGTCGAATTGttgaaagtttattaaacAAC GTCGATTGGTTCTTTTCGGACGATGATTTGGACGATTTAAGTCGACTGAGTGTGAATCTCAGTCTTCCAGCTGACACTAGCGAGATCGAGACTACAACGTCGAGTAATAATCATAATCTCTTGTTGAACAACATTCAGAAGGTCGAAG GACGCGAAATGGCTTCTGCCAAGGACATTGTATCATCTATTATATCCGCTGCTaatcgtaaaatacaaagaagaagaaagtgtCAAGACGAGACGGACAACGAATCTCACGAAGTCGATAAG CTGAGGATGAAACAAGAAGCAGAAAACCTTCAAAATCGGCGAAGTATGGCATTGAACGAGAGGCAATGTTCGGTCAGTGAGATCGTTTTAATGCACGAAAGTCAGAATCAGtcgaatcgttcgatcgatcgatgcgaTCGGTCACCGACGCTTGATCAGACTGCGATTACTAGCGCAAGTATCGGTGGTTCCGATGTCATAGCTGATTGCACAATTAATAACCGTGATTGCACGTTAAACAGTCACGATGATGTTTCTTCGGAGAAATCGAACAGATATTTAAATCGTATGGTAGAGTCGGTTCCATCGATTCAACCGACTCATCGCTCGGCCGTCTCGTCGGCTTCAGAGTCTTCCCGACTCTCTAGCGAGACTGGCCTGAGCTGTTTCGATGCAAGTTCGACGCTTTCCAGCGCTTCGAACGACACCAAACAAAGCAACGACGAGGTTACGATAAGAACATATGCTGGATTGAGCGCGTCTACTCAAGAACGTATACGAAGATTTGAACAGGAAACAAAGGCAATGTTACAGAGGGATCGGAATCGACAAAGACGCGAAGCTGaaaggagagaagaagagagacgGAGAATCGAGATGGAATGGCAATTGGCTAAACGTGAAATGGAAAGCGACGATCTGCTCGACAGTATAGTAGACACAACTGTGACAACACCTACTACTTATCTTTCATCCACAACGAGACTTTCTAGTTTTAACGACAGGCTTGCCGATAAATCTTTCCTCGATATCGGTTCCCGATCCACTGCTCGAATGCCGTCTTTATCTATAGCTGTGCAACAACAACCCACGCCCGTTAGACGAGTATCGCAACTCGCGGACGAACCTGCTACGATTCTGCCCTCGGAGAACGTCTCGAACACTAtcataaagaaattgaaaaccGATTCGGAG CAATCACTGGAAAAATCTACGACGCTACCGCCAATTCGTTATGGCAGTTTGGATTCTCTGCACGAAACACACAACGTTTCTCAGTCGTCGCTTTCACCGACCAATCAACAACGGAAACCTCTTTCCAGTGATGTCTCGGACGATG GCAAACGGCAAATCCCGGTTTCTGGTGGTACATATCGTCTCACCTACATGGTACCGCAAGCCCCTCTGGTTCCGCCACGAAGACACCGGGCCCATCGTCAATGCCAATGCCCATGCCGATGTCAATACCAATGTCAATGCCAATATCAATGCCGATGTCAATGCCAATACCAATGCCAATGCCAATGTCGATGCCGATGCCAGGGCGAATGCGAGTGCCAGGGTCAGTGTCAGTGTCAGACGCAGCCGACATCGATGTTGTGCAACGATCATCGACACCCATCGCATCCTCCTCGGGAGTATCACCGGCCTCGGAGCCCTCCGAATTCTCGGAGCCTATCGAGCCCGTCGAGCAGTCACCACCGCGAGGGGTGTCTTCGGGCTCAGGGGCCGGATTGTCTTCCAAGACTATAA